Genomic segment of Cereibacter sphaeroides 2.4.1:
TAGCCCGCCTCTCCGAGCGGCAGGTCGCTCAGGACGCGGCCGCGCGCATCGACCAGCGCCGAGATGCCGGTATTGGCCGACCGGACCAGAGGCAGGCCGAGCTCGATCGCGCGCAGCCGCGTCTGGGCCAGATGCTGGTAGGGGCCGTTGAAGGTGCCGAACCAGGCGTCGTTGGTGATCTGCAGGATCCAGTCGGGCCGCTCGGCAGTGCGCAGGTCCTGCGGGAAGACCGCCTCGTAGCAGATGAGCGGAAGGACCTTGCCGAGGCCCGGGCCGAGGTCGAGCACCTGCGGCCCGGGGCCTGCCGAATAGCCGAACCCTTCCTGCGCCGCGAAGGCGCGCAGGCCGAAGAGCTCGAACATCAGATCCCCCATCGGGACATATTCGCCGAAGGGCGCCAGATGATGCTTGTCGTAGAGGCCCGCGATCTCGCCCGCGGGCCCCACGACCACGAGGCTGTTCCAGAAGCGCCAGCCCTCGCCGCGCTGGATGCCCGCGATGACCGGCGCGCCCCGCCCGGCGGCGGCGATCTCGGAGAGAAGCCCCGGCGCGCGGTCGAGGAGATAGGGCACCGAGGTCTCGGGCCAGATCACGAGGTCCGGTCGCGGACCGTCGGACGTGAGCGTGAGGAGGCGCGAAAAATGGGTGGCGGCCAGATCGGGATCCCATTTCATGCGCTGCTCGGCATTGGGCTGCACGATCCGCAGCACGGGGCCCGCGGGCGGCGGCTCGGGCAGCGACAGACGCCAGAGGCCGAAGCCCGCCATCGCCGCGAGAAGCGCCGCCGAGAGGCCGAGACCCCGCGCCCGTCCCGCGATGGGCAGGGCCGCGGCCAGCGCGGTGAGAAGCGTGAGGCCCGAGGGGCCGATGAGGCTCGCCACCT
This window contains:
- the lnt gene encoding apolipoprotein N-acyltransferase → MIALVRTHPMALRLALAFGAGVALASGQAPFGLWWLALPALAALIGIVAGAATRRQAALLALFGGAGHFAAALSWIVEPFLIDAETYGWMAPFALVLISFGLALFWALAGWLAHLGAGWRRPIAFATALGAAELARGYVLTGFPWALIGHIWVGAWPVQVASLIGPSGLTLLTALAAALPIAGRARGLGLSAALLAAMAGFGLWRLSLPEPPPAGPVLRIVQPNAEQRMKWDPDLAATHFSRLLTLTSDGPRPDLVIWPETSVPYLLDRAPGLLSEIAAAGRGAPVIAGIQRGEGWRFWNSLVVVGPAGEIAGLYDKHHLAPFGEYVPMGDLMFELFGLRAFAAQEGFGYSAGPGPQVLDLGPGLGKVLPLICYEAVFPQDLRTAERPDWILQITNDAWFGTFNGPYQHLAQTRLRAIELGLPLVRSANTGISALVDARGRVLSDLPLGEAGYKDVALPGAFPATPFSRLGELPVLVALLALAALLVATRRPRGA